In one Cyclopterus lumpus isolate fCycLum1 chromosome 22, fCycLum1.pri, whole genome shotgun sequence genomic region, the following are encoded:
- the oip5 gene encoding protein Mis18-beta isoform X2: MEFDESLLIQRAHALKMAREAEHKQRMTLHCEQCNTVLGDSLGICGELKGMDCIVCIRVTNDVVISDAMETGHKGEMASCIYSSLKCRGCRCDVGRIIHSAPSRLAAVRSMFLLHKANISCYILNRSSMVTSSSLAFDLKPLRESMNKMRKQFEAQLDQMSRIKSRLADGSVNSEFIK; this comes from the exons ATGGAATTTGACGAGAGCCTTTTAATCCAACGTGCACACGCTTTAAAGATGGCCAGAGAGGCAGAACACAAACAGCGGATGACTCTTCACTGTGAGCAGTGCAACACCGTGTTGGGGGACTCCCTCGGCATCTGTGGGGAACTTAAAGGCATGGACTGCATCGTGTGCATAA GAGTAACCAATGATGTTGTCATCAGTGATGCCATGGAAACGGGACATAAAGGGGAAATGGCTAGTTG TATCTACAGTTCTCTGAAATGTCGCGGCTGCCGCTGTGATGTGGGGAGAATCATTCACTCTGCCCCGTCGCGTTTGGCCGCGGTTCGCTCCATGTTTCTCCTCCACAAAGCCAACATCAGTTG TTACATCCTCAACCGCAGCTCAATGGTGACATCATCCTCACTGGCATTTGATCTGAAGCCCCTCAGAGAAAGCATGAATAAG ATGAGGAAGCAGTTCGAAGCGCAGTTGGATCAGATGTCGCGCATCAAAAGCAGACTGGCTGACGGGAGTGTCAACAGTGAATTCATCAAGTAG
- the oip5 gene encoding protein Mis18-beta isoform X3 codes for MEFDESLLIQRAHALKMAREAEHKQRMTLHCEQCNTVLGDSLGICGELKGMDCIVCIRPPRLNPKHDSDQYFAACLPSGVTNDVVISDAMETGHKGEMASCYILNRSSMVTSSSLAFDLKPLRESMNKMRKQFEAQLDQMSRIKSRLADGSVNSEFIK; via the exons ATGGAATTTGACGAGAGCCTTTTAATCCAACGTGCACACGCTTTAAAGATGGCCAGAGAGGCAGAACACAAACAGCGGATGACTCTTCACTGTGAGCAGTGCAACACCGTGTTGGGGGACTCCCTCGGCATCTGTGGGGAACTTAAAGGCATGGACTGCATCGTGTGCATAA GGCCACCTCGCTTAAATCCCAAACACGACAGTGATCAATACTTTGCGGCTTGTCTCCCCTCAGGAGTAACCAATGATGTTGTCATCAGTGATGCCATGGAAACGGGACATAAAGGGGAAATGGCTAGTTG TTACATCCTCAACCGCAGCTCAATGGTGACATCATCCTCACTGGCATTTGATCTGAAGCCCCTCAGAGAAAGCATGAATAAG ATGAGGAAGCAGTTCGAAGCGCAGTTGGATCAGATGTCGCGCATCAAAAGCAGACTGGCTGACGGGAGTGTCAACAGTGAATTCATCAAGTAG
- the oip5 gene encoding protein Mis18-beta isoform X1 — MEFDESLLIQRAHALKMAREAEHKQRMTLHCEQCNTVLGDSLGICGELKGMDCIVCIRPPRLNPKHDSDQYFAACLPSGVTNDVVISDAMETGHKGEMASCIYSSLKCRGCRCDVGRIIHSAPSRLAAVRSMFLLHKANISCYILNRSSMVTSSSLAFDLKPLRESMNKMRKQFEAQLDQMSRIKSRLADGSVNSEFIK; from the exons ATGGAATTTGACGAGAGCCTTTTAATCCAACGTGCACACGCTTTAAAGATGGCCAGAGAGGCAGAACACAAACAGCGGATGACTCTTCACTGTGAGCAGTGCAACACCGTGTTGGGGGACTCCCTCGGCATCTGTGGGGAACTTAAAGGCATGGACTGCATCGTGTGCATAA GGCCACCTCGCTTAAATCCCAAACACGACAGTGATCAATACTTTGCGGCTTGTCTCCCCTCAGGAGTAACCAATGATGTTGTCATCAGTGATGCCATGGAAACGGGACATAAAGGGGAAATGGCTAGTTG TATCTACAGTTCTCTGAAATGTCGCGGCTGCCGCTGTGATGTGGGGAGAATCATTCACTCTGCCCCGTCGCGTTTGGCCGCGGTTCGCTCCATGTTTCTCCTCCACAAAGCCAACATCAGTTG TTACATCCTCAACCGCAGCTCAATGGTGACATCATCCTCACTGGCATTTGATCTGAAGCCCCTCAGAGAAAGCATGAATAAG ATGAGGAAGCAGTTCGAAGCGCAGTTGGATCAGATGTCGCGCATCAAAAGCAGACTGGCTGACGGGAGTGTCAACAGTGAATTCATCAAGTAG